One genomic segment of Hordeum vulgare subsp. vulgare chromosome 2H, MorexV3_pseudomolecules_assembly, whole genome shotgun sequence includes these proteins:
- the LOC123425544 gene encoding putative 1-phosphatidylinositol-3-phosphate 5-kinase FAB1C isoform X2, giving the protein MGVVEFSVLGAVQKFRSLITGSTPAANEEARQASAPPSPATPPRSGGVSPVDSPPPAARSGGRRAIALRRQISSPQPLRCHAVRRADGEDNDGPGKFFTPGNDCLNELSDTDSVSELNRSLTLSPLESPTWMAWQNNGTQTSRRNGRFSLDSLDHGTKLNGTIAENSGESDTNKHQVDFDANIWRPPPPEDEGDDAESRLFGFDEDDDDGVEESSNLLALGCFSTNKLVGVDMVTDIAQTEGVRNAVLGHFRALVAQLLNGEGISVGNDDGCISWLEIASSLSWQAASYVRPNTKKGGSMDPTDYVKIKCIASRDPTDSNLVRGVVCSKNLKHKRMMSEHRNAKLLILGGALEYQKVTNRLASIDTILEQEKEHLRTIVRNIESLQPNVLLVEKSVSSYAQELLAKGISLVLNVKRPLLERISRCTGAQIASSIENISSARLGQCEMFKVQKYLEFPSGKQTNRRSTKTLMFFEGCPRRLGCTVLLRGPCREELKKIKRTVQLAVFAAYHLSLETSFFADEGATLPEGPSRPVTERPDIRGDTDCFAGSAGVDVPHKLKQVQGGDSRMFEEISVSPRSLSLNEEGESFIFEHRESGSPVEHRESGSPVDDYLPHVIGSCEGSKISPYFLDLDPRTSGKKCQDVDHWNHKRHHDCPAGDRNDQDEFSGKFFPTSDNHQSILVSLSSTCIPKSLVCERPQLFRIKFYGSFDKPLGRYLRQDLFDQAYCCPSCKEPSESHVRCYIHQHGSLTIRVRRLLSQKLPGERDGRIWMWHRCLKCEPKNGVPPATRRVIMSDAAWGLSFGKFLELSFSNHSTANRIASCGHSLQRDCLRFYGYGNMVAFFRYSPVDILSVTLPPSVLCFNCRSPQDWTKTVAVEIYGKMKSLHWEISDFLHRTEKNIPSEDEPVKTGIHRQIIEMKDLLKMERNECEILLLPVIRDSNHHVQASIDILELNRLRRGLILDAYLWDRRLCHIDSLIETNGCVSKNNPATEFLLDIGLKEWKTDLLEADTNIGKPTCLLQSPGSPRKPLLSREVCFSDDEYSMSGKKLQIGLVDHPGDDTEDLDKVFSKFNGEKEWPSTRAAIGMEPVDRLPSLASIFSDNIDLAWTGSSELQYDLPQDFTKVDENGSFNLLDNPSYKNAPVRIHSFDSTVASRQRERTGLAPTSLHLSSFRSAEYFGGLTSITKDPMPNIRRACSQRSPGAIEKLNVILTRSPTHISSASHMVDDGARLLLPQIGNEDVVIAVYDDEPTSIVAYAMTSNEYVQKVTRKLNSTLSFSHLPNATELSHGLEQSLPSQEDNVDSKGTHFKFSFDDETPLPADNAKFSVICYFAKHFAALRDKCCPKDIDYIRSLSRCKRWSAQGGKSNVYFARTLDERFIIKQVTKTELDSFVEFAPQYFKYLMESLTSGSPTCLAKIVGLYQVNVKGLKSGREVKMDLMVMENLFFERKIPRVYDLKGSLRSRYTSGDSKVLLDSNLIEALHTKPIFLGSRAKRRLERAVWNDTSFLASADVMDYSLLVGIDEDKKELVIGIIDYLRQYTWDKQLETWVKASGILGGPKNEAPTIISPMQYKKRFRKAMSKYFLTVPDQWTS; this is encoded by the exons ATGGGAGTGGTGGAGTTCTCGGTGCTGGGGGCGGTTCAGAAGTTTCGATCCCTCATCACCGGCTCCACGCCCGCCGCCAACGAAGAAGCCCGCCAGGCGAGCGCACCACCGTCGCCTGCGACACCGCCGCGCAGCGGGGGCGTATCTCCGGTGGATTCGCCGCCCCCCGCAGCGAGATCCGGAGGCAGGCGTGCCATCGCTCTCCGCCGCCAGATCTCTTCGCCACAGCCTCTCCGCTGCCATGCTGTCAG GCGAGCAGATGGCGAGGATAATGACGGGCctgggaagtttttcaccccagggAATGACTGCTTAAATGAACTCTCAGACACTGACTCTGTTAGCGAGCTCAACCGATCTTTGACCCTAAGCCCCTTGGAGAGCCCGACCTGGATGGCCTGGCAGAATAACGGCACACAAACTTCTAGGAGAAATGGCCGTTTCAGTTtggattctcttgatcatggtacTAAGCTAAACGGTACCATTGCTGAAAATAGTGGGGAAAGCGACACAAATAAACATCAAGTTGATTTTGATGCCAATATTTGGCGTCCACCACCGCCGGAAGATGAGGGTGATGATGCCGAGTCGAGATTATTTGGATtcgacgaggatgatgatgatggggttgaggagtcaagcaatctTCTTGCCCTTGGCTGCTTTAGCACAAACAAACTGGTTGGTGTTGACATGGTCACAGATATAGCCCAAACAGAGGGTGTGAGGAATGCTGTACTAGGCCATTTTCGAGCTCTTGTGGCTCAATTACTGAATGGAGAAGGTATTAGTGTCGGAAACGATGACGGATGCATAAGTTGGCTTGAGATAGCGTCCTCCTTATCCTGGCAAGCTGCTAGTTATGTGAGACCAAATACAAAGAAAGGTGGCAGCATGGATCCTACTGATTATGTCAAAATCAAATGTATAGCATCCAGGGATCCGACTGATAG CAATCTTGTTAGGGGAGTTGTTTGTTCCAAAAACTTAAAACACAAACGCATGATGTCTGAGCATAGGAATGCGAAGTTGCTCATTTTAGGGGGAGCGCTTGAGTACCAAAAGGTCACTAATAGATTAGCATCTATAGACACTATACTTGAACAG GAGAAAGAGCACCTGAGAACGATTGTCAGAAATATAGAGTCTTTGCAACCAAATGTGCTGCTAGTTGAAAAAAGTGTCTCATCGTATGCCCAGGAGCTCTTAGCAAAAGGAATTTCATTAGTTCTAAATGTTAAGAGGCCACTCTTGGAGAGGATATCAAGATGCACAGGAGCACAAATTGCCTCATCAATTGAAAATATTTCTTCAGCTAGGCTAGGCCAGTGTGAAATGTTCAAGGTGCAGAAATATCTGGAATTCCCATCAGGAAAGCAGACAAACAGGAGATCAACTAAAACGCTGATGTTCTTTGAAGGCTGCCCAAGGCGCTTGGGCTGCACA GTTTTACTGAGAGGTCCCTGTCGAGAGGAACTAAAAAAAATTAAGCGTACAGTACAACTTGCAGTCTTTGCCGCCTATCATCTGTCTCTTGAAACATCATTCTTCGCTGATGAAGGCGCAACTCTTCCTGAAGGTCCTTCAAGGCCCGTGACAGAGCGGCCAGATATTCGAGGTGACACAGATTGTTTTGCTGGATCTGCTGGTGTTGACGTGCCTCATAAACTTAAACAAGTACAAGGCGGTGATTCACGGATGTTTGAGGAAATTTCTGTATCACCTAGGTCATTATCTTTGAATGAGGAAGGTGAAAGTTTCATCTTTGAGCATAGGGAATCTGGATCTCCTGTTGAGCACAGGGAATCTGGATCTCCTGTTGATGATTACTTACCCCATGTAATCGGTTCGTGCGAAGGGAGTAAAATATCTCCATATTTCTTGGATCTTGATCCAAGAACTTCAG GGAAGAAGTGTCAAGATGTAGACCATTGGAATCATAAACGACATCATGACTGTCCTGCAGGAGACCGTAATGACCAGGATGAATTTTCTGGCAAATTCTTTCCTACCAGTGACAACCATCAGAGCATCTTAGTTTCCCTGTCAAGCACTTGCATTCCCAAAAGCTTGGTATGTGAGCGTCCACAGCTCTTCCGCATTAAGTTTTACGGTAGCTTTGATAAGCCACTTGGGAGATACCTCCGGCAAGACTTATTTGATCAG GCATATTGCTGTCCATCATGTAAAGAACCATCAGAATCACATGTAAGGTGCTATATTCATCAGCATGGAAGCTTAACAATTCGTGTTAGGCGGCTTCTGTCTCAGAAGTTGCCAGGAGAGCGTGATGGGAGGATATGGATGTGGCATAGATGCCTCAAGTGCGAACCTAAGAACGGTGTACCACCTGCTACGAGGAGGGTAATTATGTCAGATGCTGCTTGGGGCCTGTCATTTGGGAAATTCCTGGAGCTAAGCTTTTCAAACCATTCTACTGCTAACCGAATTGCAAGCTGTGGGCATTCTCTCCAAAGGGACTGTCTTCGTTTCTACGG ATATGGGAACATGGTGGCCTTCTTCCGATATTCTCCTGTTGATATTCTATCAGTTACCCTCCCCCCCTCCGTATTGTGTTTCAACTGTCGCAGTCCACAAGACTGGACCAAAACGGTGGCAGTTGAG ATATATGGCAAAATGAAATCCTTACACTGGGAGATATCTGATTTTCTCCAtcgcactgaaaagaatattccaAGTGAGGATGAACCGGTCAAGACAGGCATTCATAGGCAGAtaattgagatgaaggatttgcttAAAATGGAAAGAAACGAATGCGAG ATTTTGCTCTTACCAGTTATTAGAGATAGTAATCACCACGTGCAGGCATCAATTGATATTCTGGAGCTCAACCGCTTGAGACGTGGTCTTATTCTTGATGCTTACCTTTGGGATCGGAGGCTATGTCACATAGATTCACTTATTGAAACAAATGGTTGTGTTTCAAAGAATAATCCTGCTACCGAATTTCTCTTGGACATTGGACTGAAGGAGTGGAAAACAGATTTGCTTGAGGCGGACACAAATATTGGAAAACCCACTTGTTTGTTGCAGTCACCTGGAAGTCCAAGAAAACCTTTGTTATCCAGAGAGGTCTGCTTCAGTGATGACGAGTACAGTATGTCTGGGAAAAAATTGCAGATTGGTCTAGTTGATCATCCTGGTGATGATACAGAAGATCTTGACAAGGTCTTCAGCAAATTCAATGGAGAGAAAGAATGGCCATCCACTAGAGCTGCCATTGGTATGGAACCTGTTGATAGGTTACCCTCACTCGCATCTATTTTTTCTGATAACATTGATTTAGCTTGGACTGGATCCAGTGAGTTACAGTATGATCTTCCACAAGATTTCACCAAAGTTGATGAAAATGGATCCTTTAATTTGTTGGATAACCCAAGTTACAAGAATGCCCCTGTTAGAATTCACTCATTTGATTCTACAGTAGCATCCCGTCAGCGAGAACGCACTGGATTAGCTCCTACTTCATTGCATCTATCGTCATTCAGATCTGCTGAGTACTTCGGGGGTTTAACAAGCATCACAAAAGATCCAATGCCAAATATAAGGAGGGCTTGTTCTCAAAGGTCACCTGGGGCCatagagaaattaaatgttattctaaCTCGTTCACCCACACATATCTCATCTGCTTCACATATGGTTGATGATGGGGCACGGCTGCTGCTGCCCCAGATTGGCAATGAAGATGTCGTTATTGCGGTCTATGATGATGAACCCACCAGTATTGTTGCATACGCCATGACTTCAAATGAATATGTGCAGAAAGTCACACGAAAACTAAATTCAACTTTGAGTTTTTCACATCTTCCAAATGCTACTGAGTTAAGCCATGGACTTGAGCAGTCATTGCCCTCACAAGAAGACAATGTGGATTCTAAGGGAACTCATTTTAAGTTTTCTTTCGACGACGAAACCCCTCTTCCTGCAGATAATGCAAAGTTCTCTGTGATTTGCTATTTTGCAAAGCATTTTGCTGCCCTTAGAGATAAATGCTGTCCAAAAGATATTGATTACATCCGTTCACTAAGTCGCTGCAAGAGATGGTCTGCGCAAGGTGGAAAAAGCAATGTTTACTTTGCAAGGACACTGGATGAGAGGTTCATAATCAAACAAGTCACCAAGACAGAGCTGGACTCTTTTGTGGAATTCGCTCCTCAGTACTTCAAGTATTTGATGGAATCCTTGACGTCTGGTAGCCCAACTTGCCTGGCAAAAATAGTAGGATTATATCAG GTTAATGTCAAGGGCTTGAAAAGTGGGAGGGAAGTGAAGATGGATCTAATGGTGATGGAGAATCTTTTCTTTGAAAGAAAGATACCTAGGGTGTATGATCTGAAGGGTTCATTACGCTCTCGTTACACATCCGGTGATAGTAAAGTCTTGTTAGATTCAAACCTCATAGAGGCATTGCATACAAAGCCTATATTTTTAGGGAGCCGGGCAAAGCGAAGATTGGAGAGAGCTGTCTGGAATGATACTTCGTTTCTTGCG TCAGCGGATGTCATGGATTACTCACTTCTTGTTGGAATCGACGAGGACAAGAAAGAACTCGTCATCGGCATCATCGATTACTTGCGCCAATACACCTGGGACAAA
- the LOC123425544 gene encoding putative 1-phosphatidylinositol-3-phosphate 5-kinase FAB1C isoform X1: MGVVEFSVLGAVQKFRSLITGSTPAANEEARQASAPPSPATPPRSGGVSPVDSPPPAARSGGRRAIALRRQISSPQPLRCHAVRRADGEDNDGPGKFFTPGNDCLNELSDTDSVSELNRSLTLSPLESPTWMAWQNNGTQTSRRNGRFSLDSLDHGTKLNGTIAENSGESDTNKHQVDFDANIWRPPPPEDEGDDAESRLFGFDEDDDDGVEESSNLLALGCFSTNKLVGVDMVTDIAQTEGVRNAVLGHFRALVAQLLNGEGISVGNDDGCISWLEIASSLSWQAASYVRPNTKKGGSMDPTDYVKIKCIASRDPTDSNLVRGVVCSKNLKHKRMMSEHRNAKLLILGGALEYQKVTNRLASIDTILEQEKEHLRTIVRNIESLQPNVLLVEKSVSSYAQELLAKGISLVLNVKRPLLERISRCTGAQIASSIENISSARLGQCEMFKVQKYLEFPSGKQTNRRSTKTLMFFEGCPRRLGCTVLLRGPCREELKKIKRTVQLAVFAAYHLSLETSFFADEGATLPEGPSRPVTERPDIRGDTDCFAGSAGVDVPHKLKQVQGGDSRMFEEISVSPRSLSLNEEGESFIFEHRESGSPVEHRESGSPVDDYLPHVIGSCEGSKISPYFLDLDPRTSGIVMHFHDSALFFIANNNRQDVVPGKKCQDVDHWNHKRHHDCPAGDRNDQDEFSGKFFPTSDNHQSILVSLSSTCIPKSLVCERPQLFRIKFYGSFDKPLGRYLRQDLFDQAYCCPSCKEPSESHVRCYIHQHGSLTIRVRRLLSQKLPGERDGRIWMWHRCLKCEPKNGVPPATRRVIMSDAAWGLSFGKFLELSFSNHSTANRIASCGHSLQRDCLRFYGYGNMVAFFRYSPVDILSVTLPPSVLCFNCRSPQDWTKTVAVEIYGKMKSLHWEISDFLHRTEKNIPSEDEPVKTGIHRQIIEMKDLLKMERNECEILLLPVIRDSNHHVQASIDILELNRLRRGLILDAYLWDRRLCHIDSLIETNGCVSKNNPATEFLLDIGLKEWKTDLLEADTNIGKPTCLLQSPGSPRKPLLSREVCFSDDEYSMSGKKLQIGLVDHPGDDTEDLDKVFSKFNGEKEWPSTRAAIGMEPVDRLPSLASIFSDNIDLAWTGSSELQYDLPQDFTKVDENGSFNLLDNPSYKNAPVRIHSFDSTVASRQRERTGLAPTSLHLSSFRSAEYFGGLTSITKDPMPNIRRACSQRSPGAIEKLNVILTRSPTHISSASHMVDDGARLLLPQIGNEDVVIAVYDDEPTSIVAYAMTSNEYVQKVTRKLNSTLSFSHLPNATELSHGLEQSLPSQEDNVDSKGTHFKFSFDDETPLPADNAKFSVICYFAKHFAALRDKCCPKDIDYIRSLSRCKRWSAQGGKSNVYFARTLDERFIIKQVTKTELDSFVEFAPQYFKYLMESLTSGSPTCLAKIVGLYQVNVKGLKSGREVKMDLMVMENLFFERKIPRVYDLKGSLRSRYTSGDSKVLLDSNLIEALHTKPIFLGSRAKRRLERAVWNDTSFLASADVMDYSLLVGIDEDKKELVIGIIDYLRQYTWDKQLETWVKASGILGGPKNEAPTIISPMQYKKRFRKAMSKYFLTVPDQWTS, translated from the exons ATGGGAGTGGTGGAGTTCTCGGTGCTGGGGGCGGTTCAGAAGTTTCGATCCCTCATCACCGGCTCCACGCCCGCCGCCAACGAAGAAGCCCGCCAGGCGAGCGCACCACCGTCGCCTGCGACACCGCCGCGCAGCGGGGGCGTATCTCCGGTGGATTCGCCGCCCCCCGCAGCGAGATCCGGAGGCAGGCGTGCCATCGCTCTCCGCCGCCAGATCTCTTCGCCACAGCCTCTCCGCTGCCATGCTGTCAG GCGAGCAGATGGCGAGGATAATGACGGGCctgggaagtttttcaccccagggAATGACTGCTTAAATGAACTCTCAGACACTGACTCTGTTAGCGAGCTCAACCGATCTTTGACCCTAAGCCCCTTGGAGAGCCCGACCTGGATGGCCTGGCAGAATAACGGCACACAAACTTCTAGGAGAAATGGCCGTTTCAGTTtggattctcttgatcatggtacTAAGCTAAACGGTACCATTGCTGAAAATAGTGGGGAAAGCGACACAAATAAACATCAAGTTGATTTTGATGCCAATATTTGGCGTCCACCACCGCCGGAAGATGAGGGTGATGATGCCGAGTCGAGATTATTTGGATtcgacgaggatgatgatgatggggttgaggagtcaagcaatctTCTTGCCCTTGGCTGCTTTAGCACAAACAAACTGGTTGGTGTTGACATGGTCACAGATATAGCCCAAACAGAGGGTGTGAGGAATGCTGTACTAGGCCATTTTCGAGCTCTTGTGGCTCAATTACTGAATGGAGAAGGTATTAGTGTCGGAAACGATGACGGATGCATAAGTTGGCTTGAGATAGCGTCCTCCTTATCCTGGCAAGCTGCTAGTTATGTGAGACCAAATACAAAGAAAGGTGGCAGCATGGATCCTACTGATTATGTCAAAATCAAATGTATAGCATCCAGGGATCCGACTGATAG CAATCTTGTTAGGGGAGTTGTTTGTTCCAAAAACTTAAAACACAAACGCATGATGTCTGAGCATAGGAATGCGAAGTTGCTCATTTTAGGGGGAGCGCTTGAGTACCAAAAGGTCACTAATAGATTAGCATCTATAGACACTATACTTGAACAG GAGAAAGAGCACCTGAGAACGATTGTCAGAAATATAGAGTCTTTGCAACCAAATGTGCTGCTAGTTGAAAAAAGTGTCTCATCGTATGCCCAGGAGCTCTTAGCAAAAGGAATTTCATTAGTTCTAAATGTTAAGAGGCCACTCTTGGAGAGGATATCAAGATGCACAGGAGCACAAATTGCCTCATCAATTGAAAATATTTCTTCAGCTAGGCTAGGCCAGTGTGAAATGTTCAAGGTGCAGAAATATCTGGAATTCCCATCAGGAAAGCAGACAAACAGGAGATCAACTAAAACGCTGATGTTCTTTGAAGGCTGCCCAAGGCGCTTGGGCTGCACA GTTTTACTGAGAGGTCCCTGTCGAGAGGAACTAAAAAAAATTAAGCGTACAGTACAACTTGCAGTCTTTGCCGCCTATCATCTGTCTCTTGAAACATCATTCTTCGCTGATGAAGGCGCAACTCTTCCTGAAGGTCCTTCAAGGCCCGTGACAGAGCGGCCAGATATTCGAGGTGACACAGATTGTTTTGCTGGATCTGCTGGTGTTGACGTGCCTCATAAACTTAAACAAGTACAAGGCGGTGATTCACGGATGTTTGAGGAAATTTCTGTATCACCTAGGTCATTATCTTTGAATGAGGAAGGTGAAAGTTTCATCTTTGAGCATAGGGAATCTGGATCTCCTGTTGAGCACAGGGAATCTGGATCTCCTGTTGATGATTACTTACCCCATGTAATCGGTTCGTGCGAAGGGAGTAAAATATCTCCATATTTCTTGGATCTTGATCCAAGAACTTCAGGTATTGTGATGCATTTTCATGACTCTGCTTTGTTTTTCATTGCAAACAATAACCGTCAAGATGTGGTACCAGGGAAGAAGTGTCAAGATGTAGACCATTGGAATCATAAACGACATCATGACTGTCCTGCAGGAGACCGTAATGACCAGGATGAATTTTCTGGCAAATTCTTTCCTACCAGTGACAACCATCAGAGCATCTTAGTTTCCCTGTCAAGCACTTGCATTCCCAAAAGCTTGGTATGTGAGCGTCCACAGCTCTTCCGCATTAAGTTTTACGGTAGCTTTGATAAGCCACTTGGGAGATACCTCCGGCAAGACTTATTTGATCAG GCATATTGCTGTCCATCATGTAAAGAACCATCAGAATCACATGTAAGGTGCTATATTCATCAGCATGGAAGCTTAACAATTCGTGTTAGGCGGCTTCTGTCTCAGAAGTTGCCAGGAGAGCGTGATGGGAGGATATGGATGTGGCATAGATGCCTCAAGTGCGAACCTAAGAACGGTGTACCACCTGCTACGAGGAGGGTAATTATGTCAGATGCTGCTTGGGGCCTGTCATTTGGGAAATTCCTGGAGCTAAGCTTTTCAAACCATTCTACTGCTAACCGAATTGCAAGCTGTGGGCATTCTCTCCAAAGGGACTGTCTTCGTTTCTACGG ATATGGGAACATGGTGGCCTTCTTCCGATATTCTCCTGTTGATATTCTATCAGTTACCCTCCCCCCCTCCGTATTGTGTTTCAACTGTCGCAGTCCACAAGACTGGACCAAAACGGTGGCAGTTGAG ATATATGGCAAAATGAAATCCTTACACTGGGAGATATCTGATTTTCTCCAtcgcactgaaaagaatattccaAGTGAGGATGAACCGGTCAAGACAGGCATTCATAGGCAGAtaattgagatgaaggatttgcttAAAATGGAAAGAAACGAATGCGAG ATTTTGCTCTTACCAGTTATTAGAGATAGTAATCACCACGTGCAGGCATCAATTGATATTCTGGAGCTCAACCGCTTGAGACGTGGTCTTATTCTTGATGCTTACCTTTGGGATCGGAGGCTATGTCACATAGATTCACTTATTGAAACAAATGGTTGTGTTTCAAAGAATAATCCTGCTACCGAATTTCTCTTGGACATTGGACTGAAGGAGTGGAAAACAGATTTGCTTGAGGCGGACACAAATATTGGAAAACCCACTTGTTTGTTGCAGTCACCTGGAAGTCCAAGAAAACCTTTGTTATCCAGAGAGGTCTGCTTCAGTGATGACGAGTACAGTATGTCTGGGAAAAAATTGCAGATTGGTCTAGTTGATCATCCTGGTGATGATACAGAAGATCTTGACAAGGTCTTCAGCAAATTCAATGGAGAGAAAGAATGGCCATCCACTAGAGCTGCCATTGGTATGGAACCTGTTGATAGGTTACCCTCACTCGCATCTATTTTTTCTGATAACATTGATTTAGCTTGGACTGGATCCAGTGAGTTACAGTATGATCTTCCACAAGATTTCACCAAAGTTGATGAAAATGGATCCTTTAATTTGTTGGATAACCCAAGTTACAAGAATGCCCCTGTTAGAATTCACTCATTTGATTCTACAGTAGCATCCCGTCAGCGAGAACGCACTGGATTAGCTCCTACTTCATTGCATCTATCGTCATTCAGATCTGCTGAGTACTTCGGGGGTTTAACAAGCATCACAAAAGATCCAATGCCAAATATAAGGAGGGCTTGTTCTCAAAGGTCACCTGGGGCCatagagaaattaaatgttattctaaCTCGTTCACCCACACATATCTCATCTGCTTCACATATGGTTGATGATGGGGCACGGCTGCTGCTGCCCCAGATTGGCAATGAAGATGTCGTTATTGCGGTCTATGATGATGAACCCACCAGTATTGTTGCATACGCCATGACTTCAAATGAATATGTGCAGAAAGTCACACGAAAACTAAATTCAACTTTGAGTTTTTCACATCTTCCAAATGCTACTGAGTTAAGCCATGGACTTGAGCAGTCATTGCCCTCACAAGAAGACAATGTGGATTCTAAGGGAACTCATTTTAAGTTTTCTTTCGACGACGAAACCCCTCTTCCTGCAGATAATGCAAAGTTCTCTGTGATTTGCTATTTTGCAAAGCATTTTGCTGCCCTTAGAGATAAATGCTGTCCAAAAGATATTGATTACATCCGTTCACTAAGTCGCTGCAAGAGATGGTCTGCGCAAGGTGGAAAAAGCAATGTTTACTTTGCAAGGACACTGGATGAGAGGTTCATAATCAAACAAGTCACCAAGACAGAGCTGGACTCTTTTGTGGAATTCGCTCCTCAGTACTTCAAGTATTTGATGGAATCCTTGACGTCTGGTAGCCCAACTTGCCTGGCAAAAATAGTAGGATTATATCAG GTTAATGTCAAGGGCTTGAAAAGTGGGAGGGAAGTGAAGATGGATCTAATGGTGATGGAGAATCTTTTCTTTGAAAGAAAGATACCTAGGGTGTATGATCTGAAGGGTTCATTACGCTCTCGTTACACATCCGGTGATAGTAAAGTCTTGTTAGATTCAAACCTCATAGAGGCATTGCATACAAAGCCTATATTTTTAGGGAGCCGGGCAAAGCGAAGATTGGAGAGAGCTGTCTGGAATGATACTTCGTTTCTTGCG TCAGCGGATGTCATGGATTACTCACTTCTTGTTGGAATCGACGAGGACAAGAAAGAACTCGTCATCGGCATCATCGATTACTTGCGCCAATACACCTGGGACAAA